One segment of Thermincola ferriacetica DNA contains the following:
- a CDS encoding DUF4430 domain-containing protein: MKSRGLYLLGILVILLGLLGPIVYSGRLTGRQGPSDPGQALSGGIKDGSASCDAGGARNARIMPYDTGSGVVNVDSGDVNVGSGVKKAGTKNTAGSAAEKGQVTGADLSGKLTIKKVPESNPPKNEAGVQLWVTEDFGRRSMYAETVGFRPGDAVLDILNQNLNIETANGGTFVKSINGVASGYTGKSGGKRTKKDWFYWVNGVMASVGADQYIPGPGDVIWWDYHDWSGTMFIPAVIGAYPEPFLRGYSGKNKGAVIFYADGYEDQAQKIKRGLEKFRVTPVSVAPFNGEGISKRNGPAMVVGPWTVLKQSEILNGMNERGIKSGLYVNFSDDRFNLLTPSGQIAGACGKGSGAIVAVGVGSGDAGVLWLVTGVDRQGLENAVTVLSERPQEIKYCFGAAVDSGKVIPLPIQ, encoded by the coding sequence GTGAAAAGTAGAGGGCTTTATTTACTGGGAATCCTGGTTATTTTACTGGGGTTGTTGGGGCCGATTGTTTATTCCGGTAGGCTTACCGGGCGGCAGGGGCCGTCAGATCCTGGGCAAGCTTTATCCGGCGGTATTAAAGACGGCAGCGCTTCATGTGATGCCGGCGGTGCCCGCAACGCCAGGATTATGCCCTATGATACCGGTTCGGGCGTTGTTAATGTTGATTCCGGTGATGTAAATGTTGGTTCCGGCGTTAAAAAAGCCGGGACAAAAAATACTGCCGGTTCGGCTGCGGAAAAAGGGCAGGTAACTGGCGCCGACTTGTCGGGCAAATTAACTATAAAGAAAGTACCGGAGAGTAATCCGCCGAAAAACGAGGCAGGCGTTCAACTATGGGTGACGGAGGATTTCGGCCGCCGTTCAATGTATGCGGAAACGGTCGGTTTCCGCCCCGGGGATGCGGTGCTGGACATCTTAAACCAAAATCTGAACATAGAAACAGCCAATGGGGGAACTTTTGTTAAATCCATCAACGGTGTGGCTTCCGGCTATACAGGTAAATCGGGCGGCAAGCGCACGAAAAAGGACTGGTTTTATTGGGTGAACGGGGTTATGGCTTCTGTCGGCGCCGACCAGTATATCCCTGGCCCGGGAGATGTCATCTGGTGGGATTACCATGATTGGAGCGGGACCATGTTTATTCCGGCAGTGATTGGGGCATACCCGGAGCCGTTTCTGCGCGGTTACAGCGGGAAAAACAAGGGGGCAGTAATCTTCTATGCCGACGGTTATGAAGACCAGGCGCAAAAAATAAAACGCGGACTGGAAAAATTTAGGGTAACGCCGGTAAGCGTGGCGCCTTTTAATGGGGAAGGAATCTCAAAAAGAAACGGACCGGCTATGGTGGTGGGTCCCTGGACTGTTCTAAAGCAGAGCGAAATACTGAACGGAATGAACGAAAGGGGTATAAAAAGCGGCCTATATGTTAATTTTTCAGATGATCGGTTTAACCTGCTGACACCTTCCGGTCAAATTGCCGGAGCCTGCGGGAAGGGCAGCGGCGCAATTGTGGCGGTTGGTGTAGGTAGCGGAGACGCAGGCGTGTTATGGTTGGTAACAGGGGTTGACCGCCAGGGTCTGGAAAATGCCGTGACTGTTTTGAGTGAACGCCCACAGGAAATAAAGTATTGCTTTGGCGCCGCCGTTGATTCGGGGAAGGTAATTCCTTTACCCATACAATAA
- a CDS encoding stalk domain-containing protein translates to MKKKWFCMALVLILLAGILSPMAAYAEPAADKGPIKTAMDKAADWLWQKEKKEGGLLPWSYIALAAAGRDLGNTSVGLACEKLFANLKAGETNDYSTLVLTLFAAGQDPYNYKGQNLVQKLRDARLPSGKYADNVINGGEDLVNAHIWAVLALHTAGASSKEQAKALQWLVNQQHADGSFYWDAADRDTADVDSTGMALMALGALGEKKDSPVMQKAVAYLRSAQKDSGGFNSWGTENPESCSVVIQGLTAVGVDPTGQEWLKSGGNPVTALLSFQLPDGSFSHLKGGVASEMATQQALMALADVYYGDTLFNRLRSQPSAALPERTVRFEAGKKQYVVTIGGQPQKHETDAAPFTQNGRIYVPVRYLAYALGIPESGVNWDSKSRTITLSLNGACVRLAVGSLLIYTNNAPRQMDVAPVLRHGRTYLPARYVAESFGFRVDWDQAAQAVIITK, encoded by the coding sequence ATGAAAAAGAAGTGGTTCTGTATGGCGCTGGTCTTGATTCTGCTGGCCGGCATTTTGTCTCCCATGGCAGCATATGCTGAGCCTGCTGCAGATAAAGGCCCAATTAAAACGGCAATGGATAAGGCCGCTGATTGGTTATGGCAAAAAGAGAAAAAAGAGGGCGGCCTATTGCCATGGAGTTATATTGCTTTGGCTGCGGCGGGGAGGGATTTGGGGAATACATCCGTGGGCCTGGCATGTGAAAAATTGTTTGCGAATCTTAAAGCAGGAGAGACAAACGATTACAGTACCCTTGTTTTAACCCTGTTTGCCGCAGGCCAGGACCCTTATAACTACAAAGGGCAAAACTTGGTGCAGAAACTCCGGGATGCCCGGCTCCCGAGCGGCAAGTATGCCGATAATGTGATTAACGGGGGAGAAGACCTGGTTAATGCCCATATATGGGCTGTCTTGGCTTTACACACGGCCGGCGCGAGCAGTAAAGAACAAGCAAAAGCGCTGCAGTGGCTGGTTAATCAACAACATGCCGACGGGTCTTTTTATTGGGATGCAGCCGACAGGGATACTGCCGATGTGGATTCAACCGGCATGGCTCTAATGGCTCTGGGCGCGCTGGGCGAAAAAAAGGACAGCCCGGTGATGCAAAAAGCCGTGGCTTACTTGAGAAGTGCGCAAAAAGATAGCGGCGGGTTCAATTCCTGGGGTACGGAAAACCCTGAGTCATGTAGCGTGGTTATCCAGGGATTGACTGCAGTCGGAGTTGACCCCACCGGACAGGAATGGTTGAAGTCCGGCGGAAACCCGGTAACCGCCCTCTTGAGTTTTCAACTGCCTGATGGTTCTTTTAGTCATCTAAAAGGCGGCGTCGCCAGTGAAATGGCTACCCAGCAGGCTTTAATGGCATTGGCAGACGTTTATTATGGGGATACCTTGTTTAACAGGCTCCGCTCACAGCCTTCCGCTGCCTTGCCGGAGCGGACCGTACGCTTTGAAGCCGGCAAAAAACAATATGTTGTTACTATTGGCGGGCAGCCGCAGAAGCATGAAACCGATGCCGCGCCTTTTACTCAAAACGGCCGCATTTATGTACCGGTGCGCTATCTGGCTTATGCCCTGGGGATACCTGAGAGTGGGGTTAACTGGGACAGTAAGTCCCGTACTATTACATTATCACTGAACGGCGCCTGCGTTAGGCTGGCCGTTGGCAGCCTTCTAATTTACACAAACAATGCCCCGCGTCAGATGGATGTGGCGCCGGTGCTGCGCCATGGCCGTACTTACCTTCCTGCCCGCTATGTAGCGGAGTCCTTTGGGTTCCGGGTAGACTGGGACCAGGCAGCCCAGGCCGTAATCATAACAAAATAA
- a CDS encoding energy-coupling factor transporter transmembrane component T family protein, whose translation MFDQLFYREKGLFLQSLHSVAALTYIAVLFLLAFVFSHPFYLAGLLLVTALAIWAADGLEAWESYLKVSLGMIVLIIIVNPLMVHAGETVLWYGPRIPVLGRLVITLEAICYGAAMSVRLLAVISVFCLYNLIMHPDKTLQLFSRLAHKSGLIISLATRMFPAMVRDVNSISEVQRMRGVDFASGNLKEKIKKYASLLNILLLSSLEGSLQIAEAMQARAFGSGPRSSYRRELFRPRDLLCLSGCGLALTSGLYGFFKGYGTYEYYPQLGYLIDGSMNLLVLAVLLIGLLVPVALSWGWKHCRYLKSKI comes from the coding sequence GTGTTTGACCAGTTGTTTTACCGGGAAAAAGGGCTTTTTTTGCAGAGTTTGCATTCGGTGGCCGCGCTAACTTATATAGCAGTATTATTTCTCCTGGCCTTTGTCTTTTCACACCCTTTCTACCTGGCTGGGCTCCTTCTCGTTACTGCGCTGGCCATTTGGGCTGCCGATGGATTAGAAGCATGGGAATCCTATTTAAAAGTTAGTTTGGGTATGATCGTCTTGATTATTATTGTCAATCCTCTTATGGTCCATGCCGGGGAAACCGTCCTTTGGTACGGCCCCAGGATTCCTGTTCTGGGGCGTTTGGTAATAACGCTGGAAGCCATCTGCTACGGGGCGGCGATGAGCGTGCGGCTGTTGGCTGTGATAAGCGTTTTCTGCCTATATAATCTCATTATGCATCCCGATAAAACATTACAATTATTTTCCCGCCTTGCTCATAAGTCCGGTTTGATTATATCCCTGGCTACCAGAATGTTTCCTGCTATGGTCAGAGATGTAAATAGTATCAGTGAAGTACAGCGGATGCGGGGAGTAGATTTTGCTTCGGGGAATTTGAAGGAAAAGATAAAAAAATACGCGTCCTTGCTCAATATCTTGCTCTTATCTTCTCTAGAGGGTTCTTTACAAATCGCGGAGGCCATGCAGGCAAGGGCTTTCGGCAGCGGGCCCCGTTCCAGCTACCGGCGGGAATTGTTCCGGCCGCGGGATTTGCTTTGCCTGTCAGGATGTGGTTTAGCGTTAACTTCCGGGCTATACGGTTTCTTCAAAGGTTATGGCACATATGAATATTATCCGCAACTGGGATATCTGATTGACGGAAGTATGAACTTGTTAGTTTTGGCCGTCTTGTTGATAGGTTTACTTGTTCCGGTTGCGTTAAGCTGGGGGTGGAAACATTGCCGCTATTTGAAATCAAAAATCTGA
- a CDS encoding ABC transporter ATP-binding protein: protein METLPLFEIKNLIYYYPDIEKPALNNINLIIEEGEFLLVAGGSGSGKSSLARALAGLIPDFYGGKFGGKVLFQGRNLREIDRRSLAREVGIVFQDPEKQLVMTSVEAEIAFGLENLSLPQDEMFRRVAEVMSFLDLSAVKDEFTGNLSGGQKQRLALASVLAMQPKVLILDEPTSQLDPVAAEELLNLVKRLNEEMGLTIILIEQRLERCFHVADRLIIMECGEILKGGPADEVARWEVEKSIPFIPPVAKFFASLGASTIPLTVKEGRKALKPYYSMPGARANRTASAPLPNKRDLKVRSKPGQENRENTMVELKNVWFTYPGGREALRNVNCRIEQKEFVVILGENAAGKSTLLKHVAGLLKPGRGSVSVMGRETGKTPLAELARYVGYLSQNPNDYLFQDTVEEELLFTLKNFGLSDFGRIENLLDKLNLSHYRTANPRDLSSGERQRVALAAVLASRPLLLLLDEPTRGIDYRLKNELGDLLSELREEGITIIMVTHDIEFAAEYADRVILMFDGRVVNTGSKREVLGGSVFYSPQMSRLFRGTVDGILTVAEAIEEMRELQGMVRDGTHA from the coding sequence GTGGAAACATTGCCGCTATTTGAAATCAAAAATCTGATTTACTATTACCCTGACATTGAAAAGCCGGCTCTAAACAACATTAACCTGATTATTGAAGAAGGAGAGTTCCTGCTTGTAGCTGGCGGTTCAGGCTCGGGCAAGTCTTCCCTGGCGCGGGCGCTGGCCGGATTAATACCTGATTTTTACGGCGGAAAATTCGGGGGCAAGGTTTTGTTTCAAGGTAGGAACTTGCGTGAAATAGACCGGCGTAGTTTGGCCAGGGAAGTCGGTATTGTTTTTCAGGACCCCGAGAAACAGTTGGTAATGACCAGTGTGGAAGCTGAAATAGCTTTTGGTCTGGAAAATCTATCGCTGCCGCAGGATGAAATGTTCCGCCGGGTAGCCGAAGTGATGAGTTTTCTTGATTTATCGGCAGTGAAAGATGAGTTTACCGGCAATCTGTCGGGGGGTCAAAAACAGAGACTGGCTCTGGCTTCTGTCCTGGCTATGCAGCCGAAGGTACTAATCTTGGATGAGCCCACCTCACAGTTGGATCCGGTTGCTGCCGAGGAACTGCTTAATTTAGTTAAACGGTTAAATGAAGAAATGGGGTTAACGATTATTTTAATCGAACAACGCCTGGAAAGGTGTTTTCACGTGGCTGACCGGTTGATAATTATGGAATGCGGGGAAATATTAAAGGGCGGCCCGGCGGACGAGGTGGCCCGGTGGGAAGTAGAGAAATCCATTCCTTTTATCCCGCCGGTGGCAAAATTTTTTGCTTCTCTCGGCGCTTCCACCATACCGCTTACTGTTAAAGAGGGACGTAAGGCGTTAAAACCGTATTATTCAATGCCGGGGGCCCGGGCCAACCGGACAGCGTCTGCGCCCTTACCAAATAAGAGAGACTTAAAGGTTAGAAGCAAACCGGGACAAGAAAACAGAGAAAATACCATGGTTGAACTGAAAAATGTCTGGTTTACCTATCCGGGTGGCCGGGAGGCGCTGCGCAACGTCAACTGCCGCATTGAACAAAAGGAATTTGTAGTTATTCTGGGAGAGAATGCAGCCGGAAAATCTACTTTACTTAAACATGTGGCAGGATTGCTGAAACCGGGGCGCGGCAGCGTGTCGGTAATGGGCAGGGAGACCGGAAAAACACCGTTAGCGGAGTTGGCCCGGTATGTGGGCTACCTATCCCAAAACCCAAACGACTACCTGTTTCAGGATACAGTGGAGGAAGAACTGCTGTTTACTCTCAAGAATTTTGGGCTGTCAGATTTTGGGCGTATCGAGAATCTTTTAGATAAACTGAATTTATCTCACTATCGTACCGCCAACCCGAGGGATTTGAGCAGCGGTGAACGGCAGCGGGTTGCCCTGGCGGCAGTATTGGCATCGCGGCCGCTACTGCTCTTGCTGGATGAGCCTACCCGCGGCATTGACTATCGCCTGAAAAATGAATTGGGTGATTTGCTCTCGGAACTCAGGGAAGAAGGGATTACAATAATTATGGTTACGCATGATATCGAGTTTGCGGCGGAATACGCCGATCGCGTGATTTTGATGTTCGATGGCCGGGTAGTCAATACAGGGTCAAAACGCGAAGTTTTGGGAGGCTCGGTTTTTTATTCGCCCCAAATGAGCAGGCTGTTCAGAGGGACTGTTGACGGCATCCTCACAGTGGCCGAGGCTATTGAGGAAATGCGGGAATTGCAGGGCATGGTGCGGGATGGTACTCATGCGTGA
- a CDS encoding ECF transporter S component, with the protein MRESGLRWRFPLFLSVVAVLLILSIRGDNSVSGQNWGLLSAEIVAAALAFLYWDFEKSTASSREIADIAVLGAIAAVGRVPFAVLPNVQPTTFIVIISGFVFGPRAGFMTGSTAAIVANLFLGQGPWTPWQMFAWGLAGATAGVLKSFYPRIGRRAMVIFHIAWGYLFGWIMNLWFWTAFIYPLNWQSFLAAYAASFWFDTFHALGNAVFYLLFGAGFTRILTRFRRKLEASYLPETPAQQKNKAQGDM; encoded by the coding sequence ATGCGTGAAAGTGGGTTGAGATGGCGCTTCCCTTTATTTCTGTCAGTAGTGGCGGTGTTATTGATACTGAGTATACGGGGCGACAATTCTGTCTCCGGGCAGAATTGGGGCTTATTATCCGCTGAAATTGTAGCTGCGGCATTGGCGTTTTTATACTGGGACTTTGAAAAAAGTACTGCTTCATCCCGTGAAATAGCGGATATTGCCGTACTCGGCGCCATAGCCGCAGTGGGAAGGGTGCCTTTTGCGGTGCTGCCCAATGTTCAGCCGACTACGTTTATAGTTATAATCTCTGGTTTTGTGTTTGGGCCGCGGGCAGGGTTTATGACCGGCTCAACCGCCGCGATTGTGGCTAACCTTTTTCTGGGCCAGGGGCCGTGGACGCCGTGGCAGATGTTTGCATGGGGTCTGGCCGGAGCTACCGCGGGTGTGCTCAAGAGTTTCTATCCCCGTATAGGCCGCCGGGCCATGGTAATCTTTCATATTGCCTGGGGTTATTTGTTTGGTTGGATCATGAATCTGTGGTTCTGGACGGCCTTTATTTACCCGCTGAACTGGCAGTCATTTTTGGCCGCTTATGCCGCCAGTTTCTGGTTTGACACCTTCCATGCCTTGGGGAATGCCGTCTTTTATTTGCTTTTTGGGGCCGGTTTTACCAGGATTTTAACCCGTTTCCGCAGAAAGCTGGAGGCGAGTTATTTGCCTGAGACTCCGGCTCAACAAAAAAACAAGGCGCAAGGTGATATGTGA
- a CDS encoding adenosylcobinamide amidohydrolase, producing the protein MLIYETKSGEKVYRMDNTIIVFFPGPRLVISTSRINGGIREDLEAVFNHCLPPEKCLVKNLPNGSAEQYLEQLAAKLHLPPKRTAGLLTAARMENIAIKAAGFQQLEVTALVTAGVDVNGGRAGDPAAYHEADGQYTVLGGTINIILIINGNLSPYTLVRTVVTATEAKTAALQELMAPSRYSRGIATGSGTDQIIVVSNPSSLYRYTDAGKHSKLGELIGSAVKDAVKEALYKETGLGPERQRNFLARWARYGIKDEDFWQEARRDGAILSREMFIERLNRLAGEERLVTLAAALIHLLDEYTWGLLSAGLVMEIGEKLIQSFAGKVSTCNRVHDPPDYLSRLFIELTIKLLDSSAEFNC; encoded by the coding sequence ATGCTAATTTATGAAACGAAAAGCGGGGAAAAAGTATACCGGATGGATAATACGATAATTGTTTTTTTCCCCGGCCCGCGCCTGGTTATAAGTACGTCCAGGATTAACGGCGGTATTCGGGAAGATCTTGAGGCAGTGTTTAATCACTGCCTGCCTCCGGAAAAGTGTCTTGTGAAAAATCTGCCCAATGGTAGCGCAGAACAGTATTTGGAACAATTGGCCGCTAAACTGCATTTACCCCCCAAACGTACCGCTGGTCTATTGACTGCTGCCAGAATGGAAAATATAGCCATAAAGGCAGCGGGTTTTCAACAGTTAGAGGTTACAGCCCTGGTAACTGCCGGAGTGGATGTTAACGGGGGCCGGGCCGGCGACCCGGCGGCCTACCACGAGGCGGACGGGCAGTATACTGTCCTGGGCGGGACCATAAATATTATACTTATCATAAATGGCAACCTGTCGCCTTATACTTTGGTGCGAACTGTTGTGACGGCTACTGAAGCGAAAACAGCCGCTTTACAGGAACTCATGGCGCCCAGCCGTTACTCCCGGGGTATTGCCACCGGTTCCGGCACTGACCAGATTATTGTGGTATCTAATCCATCAAGCCTATACAGGTATACAGATGCCGGAAAACACTCAAAATTAGGAGAGTTAATCGGGTCAGCCGTTAAAGATGCTGTCAAGGAAGCCTTGTATAAGGAGACCGGCCTCGGGCCGGAACGCCAGCGGAATTTCCTGGCGCGTTGGGCGAGATACGGGATTAAGGATGAGGATTTCTGGCAGGAAGCTCGGCGGGATGGGGCCATTCTGAGCCGGGAAATGTTCATCGAAAGACTAAACCGGTTGGCTGGGGAAGAACGGTTAGTAACTTTGGCTGCGGCTTTGATACATCTGCTGGACGAGTATACATGGGGATTGTTGTCTGCCGGGTTGGTAATGGAAATTGGAGAAAAGCTTATTCAATCGTTCGCCGGGAAAGTCTCGACCTGTAATAGGGTACATGATCCCCCTGACTATTTGAGCCGGTTGTTTATCGAATTGACGATAAAACTGTTGGATAGCAGTGCTGAGTTTAATTGTTAA
- a CDS encoding energy-coupling factor ABC transporter permease, which translates to MNRYTTLILTGLFALILFSVPEYAYAMHIMEGFLPAKWSIFWSVLTIPFLVRGLRTIKKKVEDNPSLKLLLGVAGAFAFILSALKMPSVTGSSSHPTGVGLGAILFGPTAMTVIGVIVLLFQAILLAHGGITTLGANTFSMAVAGPFVAYWIFKLGKKIGLPTWLSVFLAAFAGDLITYVVTSVQLAAAFPAAQGGVATSVVKFLSVFAVTQLPLAVSEGILTVIVFNFLKSYNQQELKELSVIGEEV; encoded by the coding sequence GTGAATCGTTACACGACACTCATATTAACGGGTTTATTTGCCTTAATTCTGTTCAGTGTGCCGGAATATGCTTATGCCATGCATATCATGGAAGGTTTTTTACCGGCTAAATGGTCCATATTCTGGTCAGTTCTGACGATACCTTTCCTGGTTAGGGGGCTTCGGACGATAAAAAAGAAGGTTGAAGATAACCCATCCTTGAAATTATTATTAGGTGTGGCTGGCGCATTTGCCTTTATACTTTCTGCCTTGAAAATGCCTTCCGTTACCGGGAGCAGTTCCCATCCAACTGGAGTGGGCCTGGGAGCGATACTTTTTGGGCCTACGGCAATGACCGTGATCGGCGTGATTGTTTTGCTGTTCCAGGCTATATTGCTGGCTCACGGCGGAATTACGACCCTTGGGGCAAATACTTTTTCCATGGCAGTGGCAGGTCCCTTCGTGGCCTACTGGATATTTAAATTGGGTAAAAAAATAGGCCTGCCCACCTGGCTGTCCGTTTTTCTTGCGGCTTTTGCCGGTGACCTGATTACATATGTGGTTACTTCAGTGCAGTTAGCAGCCGCTTTTCCTGCTGCCCAGGGTGGTGTAGCAACTTCCGTTGTAAAGTTTTTGAGCGTCTTTGCTGTAACTCAGTTACCGCTGGCTGTTAGTGAAGGAATTTTAACGGTGATTGTGTTTAACTTTTTGAAATCATATAATCAGCAGGAACTGAAA